The Sphaeramia orbicularis chromosome 18, fSphaOr1.1, whole genome shotgun sequence genome contains a region encoding:
- the ccdc171 gene encoding coiled-coil domain-containing protein 171: protein MQHETERAGDRGRGSKREEEDEEEVKDRSRGDRGSRRRGRKATSEGSDKSEETRTLRLKLNQLEKDKLQLTTSHNQEVCRLEAELTRLRSSVERGEAQRVELQYQLTVSRRDADRADELSRDRQTLTGRVSQLQQTVTELQKALDITRQAREEDQHALQQEVEEGSRLIQSLNGDNQRLHGLLQEQEAALEEMEARMAELQKDADREAELNRRQAEELKYLTDRDDRSQRDKELSDQRVKALESNIEAERAAHLQSKFNSEIIQLRVRDLEAALAVERSGLQEATSSLELLRTQFKEVERAYGVERERSSSTERALNRLQEEYEQCKSNFSVALEAEKKTTSDLTQLLEEEKRRHCDKRSELEQAVHWQSNTDNAFKNFRKQVKETLQPHTDTGCDPPVSSAGSCSPRSCSPADVLQLLQTTLCTCRRRQQEADQRVQDLLLESQKLQAEKQSLTQLTSDQSAEMEEAQQLMVKLKEELARLQLQSSDWSTHSQNLQAELQELQEEKKREKEERAEEVQKITEHYQKDSKARLSFLYCLYQRLLAGCVLLHQPQSILGNFTWEELCGVINEQVDQLTSDLQKANDQVAQLQSVCAKKSVCVRELQRSQECVLTRLEESVRRREEAWSSQHTHTVTQLHNELELCRSQCTSLQDQVSSLTSDLSRLRGLLARSRRESSCFLWACLLVGGALTHTERRVHTLCEHKRLLSRRLKEREHLEEEVRRLAAALGDEEEEEEEQRRSRAMRRWRRTLCVLSALRTWRILGKNTCVMFQLELGGGPAVGLSVCGESTAAQEGQNTQRTDDDSSREATFVRWLRSKGISALILSSMSDLQAALTHPGSSPPHVVSAARSTLTRLLGHLLGQSDRASGRCIAGKADEDRLKVTSPQSRMKTLVSSLQQHFLLFSQRLHSAEVERRSLRVELANLRKAARRQESEKSCKTVPVERFHSVCSELRQALSREQEAQKLIQDQNNQLNTLRVRVDSHTTEQTDTQRTLTHNQQLLAEAHQQVSGKERSLRILGKHLSGVQREKRQLEERLQRADEELREDATRRDRLIGHMKAAEMSYSQLRESLVQSQRSLQAQPRPLMLPVGLLELSGTEGIMGDPALASCQSLLSSFSQLSQTFISRVDWLEQEVSAHRSHVTALRSELQDACLRDNLAYTSVPEFPETSPFTDVEAAEPILLCDSLKPLPVCLSPAPSKLNPAPSPATPKPTKNKEKKVMKKKKGRERVRK from the exons ATGCAGCATGAAACAGAGAGAGCAGGAGACAGAGGCCGAGGTTcaaaaagggaggaggaggatgaggaggaggtgaaggacaGGAGCCGAGGAGACAGAGGAagcaggaggagagggaggaaggcCACGTCAGAAGGAAGCGACAAGAGCGAGGAGACGAGGACGCTGAGGCTGAAACTCAATCAGCTGGAGAAAGACAAGCTTCAGCTGACGACGAGTCACAACCAGGAG GTGTGCAGGCTGGAGGCGGAGCTTACCCGGCTCAGGTCATCGGTTGAGCGCGGTGAAGCCCAGAGGGTGGAGCTTCAGTATCAGCTGACCGTGAGCCGCAGGGACGCCGACCGGGCCGACGAGCTcagcagagacagacagacactcacAG GTCGAGTGTCGCAGCTCCAGCAGACAGTCACGGAGCTGCAGAAAGCTCTGGACATCACCCGACAGGCCAGAGAAGAGGACCAGCATGCTTTACAGCAGGAAGTGGAAGAGGGTAGCAGATTGATTCAGAGCCTCAACGGAGACAACCAAAGACTGCATGGACTCCTGCAG GAGCAGGAAGCAGCTCTGGAGGAGATGGAGGCGAGGATGGCCGAGCTGCAGAAAGACGCCGACAGGGAGGCGGAGCTAAACAGACGACAGGCGGAGGAACTCAAGTATCTGACGGACAGAGACGACCGGAGCCAAAGGGACAAAGAG CTGTCAGACCAGAGGGTGAAGGCTTTGGAGTCCAACATCGAGGCAGAGCGAGCTGCACACCTCCAGTCCAAATTCAACTCTGAGATCatccag CTGCGCGTGCGTGACCTGGAGGCGGCGTTGGCGGTGGAGCGGTCCGGTCTGCAGGAGGCCACGTCCAGTCTGGAGCTGCTCAGGACTCAGTTCAAAGAGGTGGAGCGAGCATACGgtgtggagagagagaggagcagcAGCACTGAGCGCGCTCTGAACAG GTTGCAGGAGGAGTATGAGCAGTGCAAGTCCAACTTCAGCGTTGCCTTGGAAGCAGAAAAGAAAACGACCTCTGACCTCACACAACTGCTGGAGGAGGAGAAAAGGCGACACTGTGATAAACGCTCAGAGCTGGAGCAG GCGGTTCACTGGCAGAGCAACACAGACAACGCCTTCAAGAACTTCAGGAAACAGGTCAAAGAGACACTTCAACCGCACACAGACACAG GCTGTGATCCTCCAGTATCCTCTGCTGGGAGTTGTAGTCCTAGGAGTTGTAGTCCTGCTGATGTCCTGCAGCTGCTGCAGACGACGCTGTGCACCTGCAGACGGCGACAGCAGGAGGCGGACCAACGG GTCCAGGATCTGCTGTTGGAATCACAGAAGCTGCAGGCGGAGAAGCAGAGTCTGACCcagctgacctcagatcagaGCGCAGAGATGGAG GAGGCGCAGCAGCTGATGGTCAAACTGAAGGAGGAGCTGGCCCGGCTGCAGCTGCAGAGCTCTGATTGGTCAACACACAGCCAAAATCTGCAGGCCGAGCTGCAGGAAttacaggaagagaagaagagagagaaggaggagagggcaGAAGAAGTGCAGAAGATAACTGAACACTACCAGAAAGACTCAAAG GCTCGACTGTCCTTCCTCTACTGTCTGTATCAGCGCCTGCTGGCCGGCTGCGTCCTCCTCCATCAGCCCCAAAGCATTCTGGGAAACTTCACATGGGAGGAGCTGTGCGGCGTCATCAACGAGCAGGTCGaccagctgacctctgacctccagaaAGCCAATGACCAG GTCGCCCAGCTGCAGAGTGTGTGTGCGaagaagagtgtgtgtgtgcgtgaactTCAGCGCAGTCAGGAGTGTGTGTTGACTCGTCTGGAGGAGAGtgtgaggaggagagaggaggcgtggagcagccaacacacacacactgtaacgcAACTGCACAATGAGCTGgag CTGTGTCGGTCCCAGTGCACCTCTCTTCAAGATCAGGTCTCCTCGTTGACCTCCGACCTCTCCCGTCTGCGGGGTCTCCTCGCCCGGAGCCGCAGGGAGTCGTCGTGCTTCCTGTGGGCGTGTCTGCTAGTGGGCGGGGCTCTGACACACACCGAGCGCCGCGTCCACACGCTGTGCGAACACAAGAGGCTGCTGAGCCGACGGCTGAAGGAGAGGGAGCAtctggaggaggaggtgaggaggcTGGCTGCAGCGCTGGgcgacgaagaggaggaggaagaggagcagaggaggagcagggccatgaggaggtggaggaggacgcTGTGTGTGCTGTCTGCACTCAGAACATGGAGGATTCTGGGGAAAAACACATGTGTGATGTTTCAGCTGGAGTTGGGAGGTGGACCTGCAGTGGGTTTATCTGTATGTGGAGAGAGTACGGCAGCTCAGGAGGGACAAAACACACAGAGGACAG ATGATGATTCCAGTCGTGAGGCGACATTCGTTCGTTGGCTTCGCTCCAAAGGCATCTCAGCTCTAATCCTGTCGTCCATGAGTGACCTGCAGGCGGCGCTAACACACCCTG GCTCCTCCCCTCCACATGTGGTGTCAGCAGCCCGGTCCACTTTGACCCGCCTCCTGGGTCACCTGCTCGGCCAATCAGACAGAGCGTCAGGTCGATGCATTGCTGGTAAAGCAGATGAGGACAGACTGAAAGTGACGTCTCCACAGTCCCGCATGAAG ACCCTGGTGTCTAGCCTGCAGCAGCACTTCCTGCTCTTTAGCCAACGGCTGCACTCGGCCGAGGTGGAGAGGCGGAGCCTGAGGGTGGAGCTGGCCAATCTGAGGAAAGCAGCGAGGAGGCAGGAGAGCGAGAAAAGCTGCAAGACG gtccCGGTCGAGCGTTTCCACAGTGTGTGTTCAGAGCTCCGTCAGGCTCTGAGTCGGGAACAGGAGGCTCAGAAACTGATTCAGGACCAGAACAACCAGCTCAACACACTGCGAGTCAGAGTGGACTCACACACCACagagcagacagacacacaacgcaCACTGACTCACAACCAACAG CTTTTGGCGGAGGCTCATCAACAGGTGAGCGGTAAGGAGCGCTCGCTGAGGATTCTGGGTAAGCACCTGTCCGGGGTTCAGAGGGAGAAGCGTCAGCTGGAGGAGAGACTGCAACGGGCGGACGAGGAGCTGAGGGAGGACGCCAC GCGCAGAGATCGTCTGATTGGACACATGAAGGCAGCAGAGATGAGTTACAGCCAG CTCAGGGAAAGCCTCGTCCAATCACAGCGCTCCCTACAAGCTCAGCCACGCCCCCTCATGTTACCTGTGGGACTTCTGGAGCTCAGTGGAACAGAAGGCATTATGGGAGATCCTGCTCTGGCATCGTGTCAG AGTTTACTCTCGTCCTTCTCTCAGCTCTCTCAGACGTTCATCTCCAGGGTCGACTGGCTGGAGCAGGAAGTCTCCGCCCACCGCAGTCATGTGACTGCGCTGCGCAGTGAGCTTCAGGACGCCTGTCTCCGTGACAACCTCGCTTACACCtct GTGCCTGAATTTCCTGAAACGTCTCCGTTCACTGACGTCGAAGCTGCCGAGCCCATTCTGCTCTGCGATTCCTTAAAACCTTTGCCTGTCTGTTTAAGCCCTGCCCCTTCCAAATTAAACCCCGCCCCTTCTCCAGCCACACCCAAACCAACcaaaaataaagagaagaaagtcatgaagaagaagaaaggacgGGAAAGAGTCAGAAAGTGA